In Cheilinus undulatus linkage group 16, ASM1832078v1, whole genome shotgun sequence, one DNA window encodes the following:
- the LOC121523573 gene encoding zymogen granule membrane protein 16-like: MLYVVLFALLGSASVLADGKHPLYSFSPTVGSGSGTSYSLSGEGRITGVRVWEAYNNYIYGFQFRYGYIWSEVVGFSNGDLQEMELFDGEAIIQISGKFNHYIQSVVFTTSRGRTLRAGQPSGRSFNFYPEHSMAELIIISGRYHGAITAIGAHWAVIGDSYKNRNSNSTALM; this comes from the exons ATGCTGTACGTTGTCCTCTTCGCTCTGCTCGGCTCTGCCTCTGTGCTGGCTGATG GCAAGCATCCGCTCTACTCCTTCTCCCCAACCGTGGGTTCAGGAAGTGGCACATCGTACAGTCTGTCAGGAGAGGGCAGAATCACTGGAGTCAGGGTGTGGGAGGCCTATAACAACTATATCTACGG CTTCCAGTTCCGCTATGGCTACATCTGGTCTGAAGTCGTTGGCTTCAGTAATGGAGATCTCCAGGAGATGGAGCTGTTTGACGGCGAGGCCATCATTCAGATCTCTGGGAAGTTTAACCACTACATCCAGTCAGTGGTGTTCACCACCTCCAGAGGCCGCACGCTGCGAGCCGGTCAGCCCTCAGGGAGGTCCTTTAACTTTTATCCAGAGCACAGCATGGCTGAGCTGATCATCATCAGCGGGCGCTACCACGGAGCCATCACCGCCATCGGGGCGCACTGGGCCGTCATTGGTGAttcatataaaaacagaaacagcaaCAGCACTGCTCTGATGTGA